The following DNA comes from Augochlora pura isolate Apur16 chromosome 6, APUR_v2.2.1, whole genome shotgun sequence.
AGACATATAGAGGAGTGCCgtcacatttatttatttttcccagGTAAACGGAACTTTGGAAAGTTTCACGATACACGTGTTATTTCggagataataaatttttggtCTTTACTCGAAAACCCATTTAATTCCCGGCCATTAGAGTTTGACAATTTATCCCATGTGACAGAGCTGCAAGAAAATCTCCGTGATCCCGATAGTACATACCTAACTTGGCGAAACTTGGACACGTGCGATGGACTATGACCTATGACCAGAGACAGCTTCGATTTTCATTGTAGCAATAGCGAAGAAGAAAATGCGGTGGATGCGGTGGAATGATGCGGAATATGCGATTGTTCGTTATGTTCAGAAACGAAACAcctttatttcgtttctaatTAACATCTCGACCAAAATATGCTAGTTGAGAGTTTGCTGGCCTTCGAAGTGTTCACGGTGATGCTGCTCCTCGATTTCATACCGTACATTGCTCcgattatatctatttatgagttttctgttttcaatagccagtttttttttatcgcaaCAAAATTATGGGACACGAAACACTATCACCGCGTAGCGGAATACGCCCGAACTAAACCTGTTCACTCGTCCTCTCATGGTCGGAAGaatttatacatacatgtacagaatattaaatgaattcgaAGGTACTGAGAGTACTCAGATGATTATGAGACTCTTCTGCACCTATACCatgtaaacgaaaataatttatcgttcgaaataaagatgaagaataaaagtatacaatcctcgaaaaattatcttttgGAAATTTGAATACATATGCATTTATTGCGTCACTTGAGATCAGTGGCGTCTCTCGTGACGAAATACGGAACAAGATTTAGtcaaattaaatcattatGCAAATTTACCGGTAGAGTAAATTGCTTCAGGGACATAGAATTATGTAGTAGGATCTGGTAAGATTCATCAGGAttcgttcgaaatttttaataatttttgacgCTTCTCTTTGGAActagaaaaaattatagattgtTATTTATCGCACGGTTCCTAAGCCTTTACGCTCGCAGGTATCCTCTGCAGTTAATTTCAGCGAACAGTTTCAGGGTTCTGCCGTTACGTGTAATGGcgctattattaaattttccagAGCAGATTATTCTTGCCAGATTTTACATCATATTTTATAGGCGAAGCGGTAAAAATCAACTGCACTCAGTATTTGCAACAATGAATTAACtttttaactttctttttctatgaTATAAACAGTGGAGCGTCTCTTAAAGATTTCGATACCATCAAAGTGTCTTTCGATTCTTTATTGTATCGCATTGTGTTAGTTTTTGCACAGTAAAATGTAGAAACAAAGTTTGATTTTTCTCCTCAAAGTTTGAAGACGTATACGtggttattattttaatttttcgggtattattataaatataagtaaatagaAATGAGCCTAAGAGAATTACGTATCTGTATTAAATCTGAATTAGAGTTTTCGAAGCTTCatgtaaaaggaaaaaaagaatgatGGTAATTTGACGAtagtaatttgttaaattgtaaAGTATACGTTTTTTAACTGCTGACGCAATGAGTCCTCATCCTCTgttatcttaattatttccgcCCTATTATTAAGTTCAGAATAGTGCAACCTCTATTTTAGCAAAAAATCAGGAtaccatttattttactgacaaatgtttttacatttacctctgttttatataatatttttctcgtgtaattcaatttcaattctcACGATCTACGATCGATAAGGGATAAGATGTCACGCAATCGGTGACACGAAGCGTATTATGTACGATTTAATTGTTGGATTATTCGTATTGTTGTACAAATACTCGAACGCACACCGAGTCAAGCATTGCTTTAAATACCTGCATGTGGTCAAACGAAGCACAGTGGTGGATCGTACCATTGACTATCCGGCAAACGTAATGCGAAAAGCGACGATGGCTACTCGAATGGCAGAATTATCATTACTTTTTCTATTGAGTATTGCTTCGTGGTCACGTGTCGAGGTGAGTTCACCCTTAAACTCCAAAATATGGTAAAATTGCTGTttcgcaatatttattttacagttttgcagtaaaaatttttttatttattaggcaGGCGATGtagttacaataaattcattccAAGCAGACGTTGAAGGCGGAAATTCGGTAATAGATTCTATTTCCGGTGATCTTGCAGACAATATCGTTGGTTTCACAATGAACATTAAGCAGAGCTGTCCTGGTACAGCGCAGGTATTGATAACTGAAACTTTTGCGTTTACGGTTCCAACGATACGATGAACGAACATAACCGGCGACGAAATTTGTTCTTAGATGGATATAGAGCTTTTCAAAGGTGGCAATCTGGCTAACACGATGTCGCAAACTTACAAGCAGCCGATGAAAGAGATCCTAGATTCGAACTTATGTGGATCTATCGATGCCCCGGATCCCGATGACGATTCGTGTTCTATACTCGAGGTATGGGATTATAGTTTCACAATATTAAACCCAACCTACTTGATGTAATTTCCATAACGAACATTTATACCatgattttcgaaattttgatGAGccatttacataaatttcgTCTTTTAGGGTGAGCAAACGGCCAGTCAGTGCGATATCAGTTCATGGTTCCAAGGTATGGACGACGATGACTACGAAGCTATCGCAACAATTACTGTCAACGGTGAAAAAGTCGGTACCATGGTCCTTGGTGTCACAGTTTCTTCGTAAAGAGATAATCGGTCCGAAATGTAATACGGTCGCAGACGCGAATGCACTTTTTATGGTATCATGTATGCGGTAGTTTGTCTCGTTTGcagcaaataaaatacctAGCACATCGTAcattttattgctttatttcttcttcgcgTTACGAAGTCCATACATAGATCACTAGTTCATGTATTTAACACTGTATGCTTATGACTATGAAAAACGAAGAGTTTCaataacttaaaaaaaaatcgttggACGACATTGCACCACGTTTTCGCCTTCGGAAATTCAATCTTAGTAATCTGAACGCTCAAGATTcggaaaaatgatatttatttgtctCCTATACAACGTACTTAACGATATTGTGAATACGCATAACGTTCCTTAGATTTTAAGTAATTCATCAAGGTATGGATCCTCTTGTACATGTCCTGCATACTTCTTCTTATATTTCAAGCCGCTTACTATAGTTGAACTCTTAGGAAATGCAGTTTTACCGCCAAACAGTGTGTCTGTATCTAAAACAATATCATCGAAGAATCATTAGTTTCTCGTCCATGCGATAGtgacgataattattaattatgagaGACTAATTCGTCAACTTACCGGGATGGAATCGGtgatattcataattaatgtGCAAATTTTTCGGTAAGTCTACGTTGCGCATTCTATCCAGAGGTGTTGTAGTGCCCACAGGTGTTTGATAGAAGATTTTCAGATCATCTGAAAATACaaagttttttaattcatcAAAGAAATCGAGACAACGTTGTGTAAATATATTCCGGGCGTCTTACCGATTGTCTCGATACTAAAGAGCATAGAATTGGGCACGGAATGTTGAAATTCTTTCTCGCAAGCTATGAAAAGATGGAAACGTTGCAGCGGATCAGTCAGTTGCGTTTCACTGCTCGTTGAAATTGATTGATCCTCGCAGATTCTATCTATCCGGGAGCACGCATCCTTCGGAGGATCGTAGGGTTTGTGATACCTCAGAAACCTGAAATAATCGTGCTGTTATGTACCTATGTTTCATGAAAAAAATCTATTGAGTACTACGAAACGATAATAATTGGCTTGCAACAATCATCTCatcaatttcaaattgttccAAGACGTTTATATCGAAttgacatttattaatatttagcaaaAGCTCATCCTTTCGATAACACCATTATAATCCTGAAATGCCCTTTCCCGTTTACCCTCGATTACATCGAAACttgaaaatatcgattttgcAAGAGACACCTACATAGTCTACCCGTTTTTCAAAACGTGTACATATTTCGATGAAACGTTCTCGAACGTGCCAGGAATTTATAGACAGATCATCGATGAATTTGTAATCGCCGTACGAAAAGAATGCTAAAGTTTTGCATAGAGATTCCGAACGGAGATACCGGCGATGCAtgcgtatatgtatatgatttTTGCCGCTGCCGGTGACGTGCAGCGTGCTCCCTTAACGTGGCAACGAATTTTCTgataaattctatttgttgCCGGTAATCGATAGGCGCATCGGAAATCAATATTAACGCCATTCGATCATCTGTAGATTCGATGACGACTCGCGCCAAATTTTTCGTATTGCGTGAAAAATTGACAGTATGCGGCCGTGACTGTGACAGCGCGGCGAGGGGGAAGTTTCCCTTGGAAGACGGGGACGAGGGTAACGGTGTAAAGCGAGAACGGAGGGGAAGGGACAAGATCGATGTTCAACGGCCGTACAGTGGTGCCCTCAGTTGTATTTTCTCAGGATACAGTTATGGCCAATATTGGCCAGGAACGAAGTCGCCAATGGAAAAACCCCGTAGCTATGGAAACCTTCGGCTGCACTGAACGGAATTCCACGAGACTTTAAAATTCTATCTGCCAATTAAACTGTTCGATAAATCTGACGATTCTATCGATTTCATAACGGatctatacaattttcttagaTGACACGAGCTCGAAGGAAACTGgtcgttttgaaaaattagatcGCAGTTTCATTTCGCCGAGTGCGCACGGAAAGTTTCATCACGTAAAGATAGTTTGTCAATCTTAATTACAAGGACGGAGAAACTTGGTCTACGGAACAGGTGTTCTCGCTGCAAAGTAGCATAGAAACAGcgacgaaaaatgaaaatacatcGACACTCTAGATTATCGACGACGCATTGTTTTTCCTCTACGTACAAAGTACGTACAGTTTTCTTCGGCGCTCTATTTACTTCATCGGATTCGCCTGGAAACGAAGCTGTGGTTTTGCGACGTTCAATTTGACTAGTTCTCGTCGAAACGGAAAATTAACACGAACAATCAACAAAAAGTTAGAGAAGCTGGAATTCTCTTTCGAAATATAAGCGTTACGAATATCTCGTCAATAAtgggaaatatttgaaagcaATAAAGTTGCGGGAAGCAACTTTGGACGAAGGAAACTTTTGTACGGCGGCGTAGAAGGCTATGGCTCGCCGTTACGTCACGCGGAAAGGTGGACTCTAATTCGGTGCATGGATACCGATTGTAATTTGAATCGATGCCGAATTACCAGCGATGATAGATCGAGAGAGCATTTCGACGAACCTACGTACTCGGACAATCGCTACGGATAGTTGCTGCGCTTGGTGAAGCGGAGCATACCGTACGTATCGTGAACGAGCCGAACGATTAAATATCGAGTCGAGTCTCGAACAATACAATTACATTCGAAATTCGACAATTGTTTTTACCGCGAAGAAAATCCAGAAAATTCGTATCGGTCGTCGCGGGTAAAATGGAAAAAGCAGTTGTCGGATGCTCGTGTAGTAATATGTCGACGACGCGGTTCCGACGTGGAATATGCAGCATTATTTTTCGTCTGTTTCATAGTAAACAATTCGAACGTATTCAGTGGGGCGCCAATATCGCGAGCGTCTACCCTGAGAACTTGCCAAACCCGAGCGCCGATTGGCCAGCAGGTGAAAGAGAGATGGTAAACGGCAATATGGCGACAGTGTGTCCTCTAGCTGCTGGGAAGCGACGCGACGTAACGCGAATATTTAGTTGAAAATCGTACGCGAGACAATCGAATTATTTACCCTTTCGTTTCAAGAGACTTCCTCTCGTCCTCGAAGCGTCGTTCCACATTCGGTTTGCGTATCTTGCTCTTGAAGCGGGTAATATCGTGTCGCAAGCTTGTCTGTAAAATGACGGTGGTCTCGTTAACGGTTGAACTCTACTCGGAGAACTCGACGGCTCCCGACAGGGGCCGTACAGCGACGATAGTGTTTCAAAAGTGTACGTGAAGTGTCTCCACTGACCGTGTTCACGGAGAGAATAAATGATGTACTTTTCAAGCGATTCGCGAGTAAACCATGCCTGATGAGCGCCGCCATCTTCTTCCTCGTCGTCGAAGCGAACTGCGCGAGTGAGCGGTAGGGGTCGCCTCGGGCGGCTGCGCTTGTTGTTTCCTATCGTCCGCCATTTTACGGTCGCCATTGAGAAGTGAAAACCCTCCTAAATGTTCTCGAATAATAGCGGCCTCGCCGTGTGATTTTCGGGGCTGAGAGAGGCGCGCCTCCGCGAGAAGTGTTGCTAATGAGTGTACGGCGTACGATGGAGAAGCCATGACGCATCCGTCGCATCAAACGAACGGCGCTAGCCTGGAGGACTGCCACACAAATTTCTTCGCACTGGTGAGTGATCGGTGAGCCCACTCTTGCCAAGAGTCGGCCCGCATATCTTCTCTGTGTTTCAACCATCGAACGAACGGGGcttcgacgtcgacgtcgacggacAGGGACCAGGTGTCTAACGACCGCTTAACGGTACCGCTTGGCGTTACGTCGCGAGTACAAGTCGCCCGGGTTAACCTATATATCGGAGAATTCCCGTGGGCAGTACTCGATCGTTCGTTGTCGACGTCGGTGTTGTGTATCGCGGCACTCCCCTCCCATCCCCCCCCACTCCGCCCTTCTGCCACTGCTACATGTATTTACTACACGCGTATGTGCTTTATGTACACGCGTAGTATATAAAACACATACGCGTATGGCTACGTAAATTCGTATCTATATAcacgtatacgtatatatacgtGCATGTATGCTATATGCCTACATTTGCATACATGTATACGGACATGTACGTGTACGCGTACTATGTAGGGGAAAGCGCGTCAGTGGGATTTGAAGTTTGCTATACTACCCAATGTCATGCCTGATTCACGTCGGCCCTGAGTTCTCTGCTCGTCAAAGAGTTAAAGAGgttgcagcagcagcagggcCGACAACCGGTAGAGCTGTTGCATCTGTCGCAGAGAATATCATTCGATTATGAACGCGGGTCCTAGTCCTGCGGTGCTCGCGCCGATATCCGCGCTCTCTCGTCGAGCCTTTGAAACGCGACGCTCTCGCCTTCTCTCTCGACAAATAACAAGATCGCCTCTCGTAACATTCCTTTCGCCTGTCGACGTGCTTCGAAAACTGTGTCAGACATTGTTTCCACTGTTCGAAAGTCCTCTCCGGTCCCAGAACGAGACTAGTGCCGATGCGCGATACCTACGGATAGCGATACCGATACCGACACCGACACCGATCTATCGGTGCACGGAATATGCGTTTTCTACTTGGCGACACGCACGATGCTATGGAAATAAAAGCAATCGTCGGGTAAGAACGCGTTGGCCGTTAGAGAGGTTCGGTCAAGTTTTTATTCAACGGATACGGAGTATGCGGTGGCCGCAGACGCTTCTCTGTCAACTTCTGTCACTTGCCGCCAAGCGGTGCCGCTCGAATGTACCGCGTCGTGTGACGAGCGGACCAAGCGTCTCCGTTTGCATTCGATCGCTGCATCTTACCATCGATTCTAATCGATGTTCGTCTCTTGAATTTGTGGCGAAACGGCTTTTCCGCGTGCGGTTCACAGGTCTACGAAGATAGTGTAAACAATGGTGATCGTTTAGAGAAGAAAGTCCTCCTCTCCGGTATTTTTATAGCCAAACACGTTGAACGATCTATTTTGCCATAGAACGTTTCCCAGCCTAACCTATGCGTtgtagaaatttttcgaaaatcctTCTCGTAAACTATACATTTCCGAACTTTATAGGTTAGGTCCGTATCTCGAGCgttttttgtttgaaaaaaattcgttCGCGGTTCGCGGAGGTTCGTTGTTCAACGGTACCCGTGAAACGTTTATAGAAACCGTAAATAAATGACGCGTACGTTGCCACGgtttttttcaaatgaaacatttcttcAAAATGTCCAGTTGCGAAACGTATTTGAATCTCGTGGAAATCGGAAAGGAGGATCcttctgtaaataattatagcagCATATTTGGAAGGGTATTCACGCTTCCGTCGCTTAGCGGTGACGCGTGGTGGTTTTCTCGAGCGTTTGACCACCACTTTTGGAAGTATACTGCATTGTATGTAAAGCCGCTAGACCGTCTCTCctgtctctcgctctcttttagTGTTTCTGACTTCTAACTTTGATGGTACACACGAATCGAGTCGCTTGAAAACATAGCGAACGAGCTTCCGACGGTATTCTCCTTTTCTGGCTCGTAATCGCTGACCGATTTTTCTCGCCAGCCAAGAGAATCGcgttacttaatattttatttcgacaaaTTCGCTTCGTTTCTATTTCACCGTGAATCCCGGAGCGAAAGTAAGCTAACCAGAGTATATTTCAACGAAACTCCAATATCGGTATGTGGTACGAAATGGTCCTTGCATGTGCCATGTATTTGATCTTTTTGCgtcaaacaaatttaaaagGCGATCGAGGAAACAATGGTtggattttatgtttttatcaGCGATTTGCATTCCCGTGACCAGATTTagatttttcagtgaaattattttattgtcaagACTCTCGCGGATTTTGCGAAATGTTGTGGTCTGAGCTCGATAATCCTAGTGGTAAATTCGGTGGCTGTCAGGCCTGCGGCCATCATCCGTAGGGAGAACTGTATTCTTTCGTTTCGGCTACACCTACGACTTTCCCCGATAAAGTTCGATTACGTCGACAACAGTTCGCCGGCCCCTACTGTTTCACGCGTGTGCCCGATCCGGGAAACGATTTCGACGTTTCTTTGAATTCTATCCGGCTGCGAGCCGCGAGCTGCTAGCCACGGTTTTCATGCTCGTTCCTCCGGTTTTTTAATTGGCGGAAATGTTGCACAGTTTCCCAGCAGCGCGTACAGTACAGTGCTCCCTCGGACGACCCAGGGGTTAGGGACCGCCGCAGTTATCCGCAGTTTGGAGCCACCTTCGACCTTCGCAAAAATCTCTGCGTGTCGGCGTCTTTCAATCGCGTTTTTACTCCACCAATTTGTGTATTATGTGCAGTGATATCTATCTGTAGCGACGGTCGGCTGTCTTATATTTGAAAGTAGGCCAGGCGACGAGTTCTGTCAAgaataattagttaaaaaGAAACACGAATTTATGTTTGCTGCATGTTCGGTAAAATTTTAACCGtgcagaaaaatatattgtaaatattcattcttttattttccgtgGCGAGGAAGGTGGTATAATGGGCGCGTACGCTGAATAATCGATTGAAAATGACCAAGTGTAGAGTGGTGCACTTGTAACCGGAgcagaattgaaaatatttttagaaatcgaACGGAGGAATTGTACGGTGCAGATTGATAATCGGTTGGTATTGACCAGTAAAACTGTAGCTGCATCGGCTAGACCGAAGCAATGCACGGGGGTGCAGCGGTGCTCATCCTGGACAGTGAATCCAATCCGAAGGCGATGACGAATCCACGAGCCGAATTCTCGCGCTATAAGCCGCTTTCCTCGGCGATATCTCGAAAAATCTCTGAAAAAAAACTCTGCAAATCTCCTGGAATCTCTCGATACGTCGCGTCTCGTACGCGGGAAACGTTGGAACGGTTTGCGCAACGGAAATCACGAATTTCGAAACGCGGCGCTCGCCGGCCGTCGTCGGAGAATCGCTATTACGGATCGCAACaaggaacgaacgaacggtgCGCTAgggcaataataataagaggAGCGTGAACTTCCTTCTACGCTACGTCGACGGCGGAATGGAATGGAATGACTGAAGTGCACGCAGTCACGTAGCCTTCTAGAATTTATACGGGATTCCGGCGTACTGTTATTTTTCTCGTCACAAAAGAACCTGCTTGCGGATAGCCTCGAGGCTGACGAAACAATCGGAGCGTAATCCGAACCCTGACAATTTTCAACATCCGTGAAAATTCCTAACTCGAATTTTGGACAATCGCACTGTTTAAATCTTTGCTTTGAATCTTctggtttaattaattataatatttatgaatgaTTATAAAGTGTTTAGATGCAAATTAACAACGGGCTGTGAAATCTCGACACATTGCAACGCACAAGttcttcgattattttaaacgTTCTTTTTCCTAATTTTTGAGCCATGCACTTTTATTCGCCCATCAGAGATGTACATACGATGCAtccaatagaaataaaaaccTTGCGATAAAATAGTCGAGGATTTGCCAAATTGAAAAGCGTTGAAGATTGTGAATGTATTGGTCCCTCGACCGATGCATATGGTTTTAGAAGAATGTCTCGGAGAAACGTCTAAAcacagttgaaaaactatttcgcGTACATGTTAGCGGAATCGGCGACGGTGTACACGCGGGGGAATCCCAGGAGCGATTCCAACAGATTTGAACCGTATCTAACGCTACATGTATTACGAGGTTCGTTAAGAAGGGGGTTAAAGCGATCGAACGTAAAACGTCCGATGAAGGAGGCACGTTGCGCAGCAATCGAACGCCGCGACCGTAAAAACGGTCGTGGAAAGAAACGACGGAACGTtggcgaacgtgttaagaaagcttgaaattaattttctatggcAGCGTTTAGCGGTGGGATCGCGAAACGAGCCTCGGCCGAGGCGGTTCTCGTTCGAGTTTTCCTTGGTGCGCGGCTGCACGGAAAAACGGCGAGCGAGGATCGCCGAGGAGAAGAAGGCAAGGTGTACCGAGGTCACCGGTGAGCAAAAGTGCCGAGCTAAAACCGAAGGAACGGTGCGTAAACTCTGTTGTAGTCACTTCTTTACACGTCACGTCCTCGCGGTGCAAGGCTTTCACCTAGCCAGGCTGCCTGAAACCCCCCTACGGGTTCTCCTGTTTCCCTCCACCTCCatcaccgccgccgccaccaccaccactaccactaccaccaccaccaccgtctCCTCCACCGCGGAGCACCAGTTTCAGCATAATATCCTGGCGAAGCTAGCCGCTAGCCAGCCGCTGGTGACTCGTTTCTTGGTCAACGCCGACGTGCGCGCGTATCTCGCTCACGAAATCGGCTACAACTTACGATCGTCTGATATAACCGGAACAAACGGTCCTCTTCTCGCGATCACCTTGCCTGCAAACGGGAAAAATCAGTTTGCGACAAACTCGACGTAGCGCGGTAGTACCGTAGCGCGCgagaattaaccccttgctgttCCTTGACCACCGTGGACCTTCTAACAAAACAGGACTTGTCCATGTTGATTTGCTCGAAACAAGATTTCAATAATGACGTACTTCTCTCTTATCCTGATTTTTAATGCTGTTCTCAATTTGCTAGGAGAACAGTTTGGATGGAACCTAGATGGTTCGTACACCAAAACGATGACCCGTTTCTCCTCtttccattgaaaattgttcaaaaatgCGATCACTTGGTATACTTGGGTGTTACGTTTATCCTTTATACTTTACTCGTATAGTCGTCGTCCAGAGCTGAAAGGTTAAGGATTACAGAAAATGTGGAAACGCAAGAAAATGGACGGATGTTTTACGGTGTCAAAGGGATCGCATTGTGATGCTAATTAGTTAACTTGGCGGTGACATTCGCGGAAATCTGTTGTTTAGCTGCGAATTTGGCCTGTCGCCGATATACAATTAGCGATACCGCCGGTACACCGCGAAAGGTGGTTTCGTTGCACGGTCGCGACCTTCGCAGGGCTCTCTAAGGTAATCACCGAGCAAAATAATTGTCATGAGAATGTGTCATCGTCGATGCTAATACCGTGTGACATTCGTCTGGAacattattttgcaattccAATGATTCTGGCGCACGGTATACATGCGCTGCCACTAGATTATGCGGAAactttaatgcaaaataaacatcGTATGAATCGATTGTCGAAATCGGTAACAGAGATGAAATCAAAATGTATTCCTTCTTtgaatagtttaataaattaagtagcACGTTGGAACATTATTAGATTTTCTTTCGAAGTCTCCGTTGCTTCGATTCTCCGCGTAGCCAACTCACGATTTTCAAACACGCCGATTATTTAACGATATCCTTGAATTAATGACTCCTATCGAATAATATGCATAATTATGTATCTACGCTACGAGTGGTATGCGCAATGGAACATTTTTTGAACACCGTCTAGGAACGCAGCGGTACGGCGAGTTCACCTGCATTAACATTTATCCCCGTATTAGTCCGAGCATTGTCCCCAAAACGCACATCGAATTATTGATCGAGACAGAGGCGTGGAACAACgcgagggaggggaggggggcgttGTGGATGAAAACGGAAGAAACGGCGCGAGCTAATTTTTGCGCACGTGTACTGGAGAACGCAGCGTCGATCCGCGGCCTTCCCATTTCTGTGACTGCGATTGCCGCCACCTTATCGTTGGCGATCGTTGAAGCAGCGCGAGCATCGCGTTCGCGTGGCTTACCAACCGAAATCATCCTCTTCTTCTCTAGCGTAGAAGCCAGTAACGATGTAAAGCGGATGGCGTACCGCCGCGTAAGCGTAAATTCGTTTCCCTCCTTTCTGCATCAAACCGAATTTTTTCTACACCTCCGTTCTAACCGTTTCCACTGTAACAAAGGAATCAGAGTTCAGCGACGAAGATTTCGCGCgcgatctactaaatacgaatgttattcgtttcatcgaaattcAAAGGAAATTTGCTTCCTTTGTTGTAGAAAAATCTAGCAACGTGGctatgaaaaattcgaatccaGACGTTGATAAGTAGTTGACTACTCCAATCCTTTGATAAGTAATTGACTATATCGTTAAAACCAGATTTTCAGAAAGATACAAAATCGATGATAGTTGTTTCAGCTGATACGCGACAAAGATGTGTATTTCTAGTTGTTCGCTTCTATTTCTGGCACGTGTCCACAATTTCTACTTTGCTGTTGCTAAAACAGGCGGGAAAATCGACTGGTAGATGTTTACGTTTCGTCGTCGATAAACACATTTGCTTACGCGACCATCGACTACCGAGTACACGTATGCCGACACGCGTTCACCGAAGTAGCATATTCGCCGGAACTTATACCATTCGCAAGGGTTCTAGTTATTTCAAAGTAAACACGTTGATCATTTTAACTGCGA
Coding sequences within:
- the LOC144471113 gene encoding uncharacterized protein LOC144471113; its protein translation is MRKATMATRMAELSLLFLLSIASWSRVEAGDVVTINSFQADVEGGNSVIDSISGDLADNIVGFTMNIKQSCPGTAQMDIELFKGGNLANTMSQTYKQPMKEILDSNLCGSIDAPDPDDDSCSILEGEQTASQCDISSWFQGMDDDDYEAIATITVNGEKVGTMVLGVTVSS
- the Mrpl50 gene encoding mitochondrial ribosomal protein L50; the encoded protein is MAALIRHGLLANRLKSTSFILSVNTTSLRHDITRFKSKIRKPNVERRFEDERKSLETKGFLRYHKPYDPPKDACSRIDRICEDQSISTSSETQLTDPLQRFHLFIACEKEFQHSVPNSMLFSIETIDDLKIFYQTPVGTTTPLDRMRNVDLPKNLHINYEYHRFHPDTDTLFGGKTAFPKSSTIVSGLKYKKKYAGHVQEDPYLDELLKI